In Merismopedia glauca CCAP 1448/3, the genomic stretch TTTTCGGCTCGAACCCGCATGAGTGGAACCAATCTTCCCAATGGAGATGAAGTCAGAAAAGGTGCAGTAGATGCAATTCGAGGTTTCGTTCGTTCTCGGAATGGGCAACCTCCAGATGACTTAGAAGCAGCTTATGAGCGTGTTTCTAGGCTAGGTGGTACTCCACTAGCTTTATGCCAAAATAGCGAGACTTATGGCGTAATTTACCTGAAAGATATTATTAAGCCAGGGATCAAAGAACGTTTCGATCAACTGCGGCGCATGGGAGTGCGTACCGTGATGTTAACTGGAGATAATCGGATTACGGCTTCGGTAATCGCTCAAGAAGCTGGTGTAGATGACTTTATTGCCGAAGCCACCCCAGAAGATAAAATTCAGGTAATTCAGTCTGAGCAAGCTAAGGGTAAATTAGTAGCCATGACGGGAGACGGTACTAATGATGCTCCCGCTTTGGCTCAAGCGAATGTGGGTTTAGCCATGAATTCGGGAACTCAGGCAGCGAAAGAAGCAGCTAATATGGTGGATTTAGACTCAGATCCCACTAAGTTAATCGATTTAGTGACTATTGGCAAACAATTACTTATTACTAGAGGTGCGTTAACCACTTTTTCTCTCGCTAACGACATCGCTAAATATTTTGCCATTATTCCTGCCATGTTCGCCGCTACAGGGATTGGCGCGCTGAATATAATGGGTTTAACTAGCGCTCAATCGGCTGTTCTGGCTGCTTTGATTTATAACGCGCTGATTATTCCAGCTTTGATTCCTTTAGCTTTACGAGGAGTAGAATTTCGTCCCTTAACCGCCAACCAACTCTTGCAAAGGAACATTCTGATTTACGGTTTGGGTGGCGTAATTGCTCCATTTATTGCGGTTAAGGCGATCGATTTGTTGATTACGGGAATTGGTTTGGCGTAGACGTAACGCCGGGTAGGGGCGCAACGCGTTGCGCCCCTACAAGAATATATGCGATAAACATTTTTTATCCAGTCAATCGGTTTGATATGAAAAAAATAGACCTAAAAACAGAACTTACCTTAGCAGAAATCTTGGATTCAGCACTGTCTGTAACTCGCGATTGGCGAAGATTTAAACCAGCAATAACCATCTTTTTCGGGTTATGTTTCAACCTGATTTTAGCCTCTACAGTTTACGGAGCCACAACTGGAGCAATTGAGAAAGGTACGGCATATGCGATCGCTTTTCTGATTTTACTCACTTTGGCTCTTTCTATCTATCTGTTCGCCGTCATTCTCCAACCAGAACGATTTTAGGAGTCAAGATGAGAAATTTATTGGTAGCGATTCGTCATACCCTGACTTTGTGGCTGATTACCGCTTTAATCTACCCCGCATTGATGCTGTTAATCGGTCAATTAGCTTTACCATATCAAGCTAATGGCAGTTTAATTACAGATAGTGCAGGTAAAATCATTGGTAGTGCTTTAATTGGTCAAAATTTTACTTCAAATACCTATTTTTGGAGTCGTCCCAGTACCATTAATTATAGTCAAGATGAAACAGCCTCTCCCACAGGGGTTTCTGGTGCTAGTAACTTGGCTCCCAGTAATCCAGATCTGACTAAACGCATTACTCAAGAAATCCAGCGTTTAAAGTCGGTTGGTGTGACTCCAACTGCTGACTTAGTATATACTTCCGGTTCCGGTTTAGATCCCCATATCACTGTAGCAGGAGCGATCGCTCAATTACCCAGAGTCGCCAAAGCCACAAACATCCCCGAATCCCAGATCAAACCTTTAATCGCAACTCATACTCAAGGTAAATTCCTAGGTATCTTTGGCGAACCCAGCGTCAACGTATTACAACTCAACCTGGCTTTAGAGGCTCTAAAACGCTAAATTATTGCTGTAGAGACGTAGCACTGCTACGTCTCTACGTCTATACATCCCTACGTCTCTTCATATGATTGATTCTCAAACCTTTACCCAAACTAACGGCGAATCTCTCCCCCATCTTTACCGTCGCGGTAAACATAAAATCTTCATTGGGATGTCTCCTGGAGTGGGGAAGACTTACCGGATGCTAGAAGAAGGGCATACACTGAAACAAGAAGGAATAGATGTAGCGATCGCTTTACTAGAAACTCATGGTAGGGTGGAAACTGCGGCTAAAGCTGCCGGATTAGAGATAATTCCCCGAAAACAGGTGTTTTGGTCTGGAAGTACTTTAACTGAGATGGATACTGAAGCGGTTATTGCGCGTCACCCCCAGCTAGTTTTAGTCGATGAATTGGCTCATACGAATATTCCTGGTTCAATTAGAGAAAAACGCTACCAAGATGTAGAGCAAATCTTAGGTAATGGGATAGATGTTTATTCCACAGTGAATATTCAACATTTAGAAAGTCTCAATGACTTGGTATTAAAAATTGCTGGAGTTGTAGTTAGAGAAAGAATACCAGATCGCATTTTAGAAGAAGCTGATGAAGTAGTAGTAGTTGATGTTACTCCTGAAACTCTCCAAGAAAGACTTAAGGAAGGAAAAATCTATGCTCCCAACAAAATAGATACTTCCTTACAGAACTTTTTCCAAAAGAAGAATTTAATCGCCTTGCGAGAGTTAGCTTTAAGAGAAGTAGCAGATAACGTAGAAGAAGATGGAATTGAGTCTACTAACAAAAATTACTGCAACGTTCGCGAAAGGGTTTTAGTTTGCGTTTCTACTTACCCCAATTCATTACAACTTATGCGAAGGGGAGCGAGAATTGCTGGTTATATGAATGCAAAACTCTACGGATTGTATGTAGATAATCCCAATAAATTCCTTAGTCGCGAAGAAAGTCTACATATCGAAACTTGCATCCGATTGTGTCAAGATTTTGGTGGCGAGTTTCTCCAAGTTAAATCGACAGATACGATTGGAACTATCATTGATGTAGCCAAACAAAAAAGAGCGACTCAAGTTGTAGTAGGAGAAACCAGGCGATCGCGTTGGGAAAATTTGCTCAAAGGCTCAATTGTGCAAAAATTAGTGCGATCGCTCTTAGATGTCGATATCCACATTATTGCTAATGAAAGATCCGCACCGAATTGAAGGTAGGTTGGGTTTCGGCTCCGCTCAACCCAACACCCAGAATGAAGTACAACCCAATTATCTTATTTGTTCAAAGATATTTCTAAACTATCGGGTTTACCTAAATCTCCAGCTAAAACAACACCTCTTTCATTAGCATGAAGATGACGTAATATTTTGTATATAGCCTCTACTTCCGCCGAACTTCCCGTTAGATCTGCTATTTCTTGCAAAGAACAAGGTTCACTTTTTTCCCTCAAAACTTCCAGCACTTTTTTCTGTAAATCTAAGATAACTGTGGCAGCTTTTTTCCCAGCTTCAACACCTGGTTGATGGTAAGCATTGACGTTAATTAAAGAAGCATAAAAACTCACACTTCTTTCATATAAAGCAATCAATGCACCTACACTTTTAGGATTCACCACCGGAATCGTCACGGTAATCGAATCTCGATGATTATCATACAAAGCTTTGCGAGTTCCTTGCAAAAAACCAGATAGGTAGTCACCAGCAGTCATATCTGGATCTATTTCTGAAGAAACACCTTGACGATCTTGTAAAACTTCGATAAATGTGAGGAAAAAGTTAGCTACACCTTCTCGTAATTGTTGTACGTAAGCGTGTTGATCTGTAGAACCTTTATTACCATAAACAGCAATTCCCTGATACACG encodes the following:
- the kdpC gene encoding K(+)-transporting ATPase subunit C; amino-acid sequence: MRNLLVAIRHTLTLWLITALIYPALMLLIGQLALPYQANGSLITDSAGKIIGSALIGQNFTSNTYFWSRPSTINYSQDETASPTGVSGASNLAPSNPDLTKRITQEIQRLKSVGVTPTADLVYTSGSGLDPHITVAGAIAQLPRVAKATNIPESQIKPLIATHTQGKFLGIFGEPSVNVLQLNLALEALKR
- a CDS encoding potassium-transporting ATPase subunit F, translating into MKKIDLKTELTLAEILDSALSVTRDWRRFKPAITIFFGLCFNLILASTVYGATTGAIEKGTAYAIAFLILLTLALSIYLFAVILQPERF
- a CDS encoding universal stress protein, translating into MIDSQTFTQTNGESLPHLYRRGKHKIFIGMSPGVGKTYRMLEEGHTLKQEGIDVAIALLETHGRVETAAKAAGLEIIPRKQVFWSGSTLTEMDTEAVIARHPQLVLVDELAHTNIPGSIREKRYQDVEQILGNGIDVYSTVNIQHLESLNDLVLKIAGVVVRERIPDRILEEADEVVVVDVTPETLQERLKEGKIYAPNKIDTSLQNFFQKKNLIALRELALREVADNVEEDGIESTNKNYCNVRERVLVCVSTYPNSLQLMRRGARIAGYMNAKLYGLYVDNPNKFLSREESLHIETCIRLCQDFGGEFLQVKSTDTIGTIIDVAKQKRATQVVVGETRRSRWENLLKGSIVQKLVRSLLDVDIHIIANERSAPN